Proteins from a genomic interval of Hydrogenophaga sp. PAMC20947:
- the asd gene encoding aspartate-semialdehyde dehydrogenase, translated as MSNKLVGLVGWRGMVGSVLMDRMIEEKDFDLIEPLFFSTSNAGGKAPAMAKNETTLQDAFNIDALKRCDIIITAQGGDYTSDVFPKLRAAGWTGHWVDAASTLRMENDAVIVLDPVNLPVIKDAMANGGKNWVGGNCTVSCMLMGVGALYKAGLVEWMSTQTYQAASGGGAQHMRELLTQYGTLNAEVKALLDDPKSAILEIDRKVIAKQRGLSAAETANFGVPLGGSLIPWIDKDLGDGMSKEEWKAMAETNKILGLGEAFGSAPIPVDGFCVRVGAMRCHSQALTFKLKKDVPVADIEAMIAADNPWAKVVPNTREATVKDLTPVAVTGTMTIPVGRVRKLAMGPEYVGAFTIGDQLLWGAAEPLRRMLRILLDA; from the coding sequence ATGAGTAACAAATTGGTAGGGTTGGTCGGCTGGCGCGGTATGGTCGGCTCCGTGCTGATGGACCGCATGATCGAAGAGAAAGACTTCGACCTGATCGAGCCCCTCTTCTTCTCCACTTCCAACGCTGGCGGCAAAGCCCCGGCCATGGCCAAAAACGAAACCACATTGCAAGATGCATTCAACATCGATGCACTGAAGCGTTGCGACATCATCATCACCGCCCAAGGCGGTGACTACACCTCGGATGTTTTCCCCAAACTGCGCGCCGCAGGCTGGACTGGCCACTGGGTCGACGCGGCCTCCACGCTGCGCATGGAAAACGACGCCGTGATCGTGCTCGATCCAGTCAACCTGCCCGTGATCAAGGACGCAATGGCCAACGGCGGCAAAAACTGGGTTGGAGGCAACTGCACGGTGAGCTGCATGTTGATGGGCGTGGGCGCGTTGTACAAAGCCGGGCTGGTGGAGTGGATGTCCACCCAGACCTACCAGGCGGCTTCCGGCGGTGGCGCGCAGCACATGCGCGAGTTGCTCACCCAATACGGCACGCTGAACGCCGAAGTCAAAGCCCTGCTGGACGACCCCAAAAGCGCCATCCTGGAGATTGACCGCAAGGTGATCGCCAAGCAACGCGGCCTGTCTGCTGCTGAGACGGCCAACTTTGGTGTGCCCCTGGGTGGCTCGTTGATCCCCTGGATCGACAAAGACCTCGGCGACGGCATGTCCAAAGAAGAGTGGAAGGCCATGGCCGAGACCAACAAGATCTTGGGGCTGGGCGAAGCCTTTGGCTCGGCGCCGATTCCGGTGGATGGTTTCTGCGTGCGTGTGGGCGCGATGCGATGCCACAGCCAGGCACTGACCTTCAAGCTCAAGAAGGATGTGCCAGTGGCCGATATAGAAGCCATGATCGCAGCAGACAACCCATGGGCCAAGGTCGTGCCCAACACACGCGAGGCCACGGTCAAGGATCTGACCCCCGTGGCCGTGACCGGCACCATGACCATTCCCGTGGGCCGCGTGCGCAAATTGGCCATGGGCCCCGAGTATGTCGGTGCCTTCACCATCGGCGATCAGCTGCTGTGGGGTGCCGCTGAGCCACTTCGCCGTATGTTGCGCATACTTCTCGACGCATAA
- a CDS encoding LysR family transcriptional regulator — translation MNAPDRSFTRRIDLTSLQLFVAVCERGSIGKAAEQEFLATSAVSKRLSDLESTVGSSLLYRTARGATPTPAGQSLLHHARSVLFSLDKMQGELSEYADGVRGHVRVHANISAIVQFLPEDLGTFIRAHEQIKIDLEEHLSNEVLRAVHEGAADLGICHTGAAGQTTGLQTLPYRQDQLALVVPRHHPLADRQTIAFSDSLEWDQVGLHANSSISLAMHAAAAAVGKGIRLRIRVTGLDAMCRMIHNGLGVGLMPQRAFELMHGVGDLVCVPLSDAWAHRQINLIARDFSSLPVTARLLVSHLSEQAGQSTAATPSP, via the coding sequence ATGAACGCACCTGATCGCAGTTTCACCCGCCGCATCGACCTCACCTCGCTACAGCTCTTTGTGGCGGTGTGCGAGCGTGGCAGCATCGGCAAGGCCGCTGAGCAAGAATTCCTGGCAACTTCGGCGGTGAGCAAACGCCTCTCCGATCTCGAATCCACCGTGGGCAGTAGCCTGCTCTACCGCACGGCCCGTGGCGCGACGCCAACGCCGGCCGGCCAAAGTTTGCTGCACCACGCCCGCTCGGTGCTGTTCAGCCTCGACAAGATGCAGGGTGAACTCTCCGAATACGCCGATGGCGTGCGCGGCCATGTGCGGGTGCACGCCAACATCTCCGCCATCGTGCAATTCCTGCCGGAAGACCTGGGCACCTTCATTCGCGCTCATGAGCAAATCAAGATCGATCTGGAAGAACATCTCTCCAACGAAGTACTTCGCGCGGTTCACGAAGGCGCCGCCGACCTGGGCATCTGCCACACGGGCGCTGCGGGTCAAACCACCGGTTTGCAAACGCTCCCCTACCGCCAGGACCAACTCGCTCTCGTGGTTCCCCGCCATCACCCGCTGGCCGATCGCCAGACAATCGCCTTCTCTGACAGCCTGGAATGGGATCAGGTGGGCCTGCATGCCAACAGCTCCATCTCTCTCGCCATGCACGCTGCGGCTGCCGCAGTTGGCAAAGGCATTCGCCTCCGCATCCGCGTGACTGGGCTGGACGCCATGTGCCGCATGATCCACAACGGACTGGGCGTCGGACTCATGCCGCAACGCGCATTCGAGCTCATGCACGGTGTGGGCGATCTGGTTTGTGTGCCGCTGAGCGACGCATGGGCCCATCGCCAGATCAATCTGATTGCCCGCGATTTTTCCTCGCTGCCCGTTACCGCCCGCCTGCTGGTGAGCCACTTGAGCGAACAGGCCGGCCAAAGCACAGCAGCCACTCCATCCCCCTAG
- the sdhA gene encoding succinate dehydrogenase flavoprotein subunit, translating to MTATANLPKRQFDVVIIGAGGSGMRASLQLARAGLKVAVLSKVFPTRSHTVAAQGGVSASLGNMSEDNWHYHFYDTIKGSDWLGDQDAIEFMCREAPKVVYELEHFGMPFDRNPDGTIYQRPFGGHTANYGEKPVQRACAAADRTGHAMLHTLYQQNVEAKTTFFVEWMALDLIRDADGDVLGVTALEMETGETYILEAKQTLLATGGAGRIFGASTNAFINTGDGLGMAARAGLPLQDMEFWQFHPTGVAGAGVLLTEGCRGEGAILLNSEGERFMERYAPTLKDLAPRDFVSRCMDQEIKEGRGCGPNKDYIFMKLDHLGADTIHKRLPSVYEIGVNFANVDITREPIPVVPTIHYQMGGIPTNINGQVVAPDGQGAQKVVNGLYAVGECACVSVHGANRLGTNSLLDLLVFGRAAGNHIVEHNDKAVNHKPLPTDAADKTLARLARLDNSTDGEYAQDVANDMRAAMQQHAGVFRTQAILDEGVVKINALRERVANITLKDKSKVFNTARIEALEVDNLMEAAQATMTSAAARKECRGAHTVNDYERPADDAEFPLGRNDKEWMKHTLWDSASNSLSYKPVNLKPLTVESVPPKVRTF from the coding sequence ATGACCGCAACCGCAAATCTCCCCAAGCGTCAATTTGACGTCGTGATCATTGGTGCCGGCGGCTCCGGCATGCGCGCCTCGCTGCAACTCGCCCGTGCCGGCCTGAAAGTGGCCGTATTGTCCAAGGTGTTCCCCACCCGCTCGCACACGGTTGCCGCGCAAGGTGGTGTGTCCGCGTCGCTGGGCAACATGAGCGAAGACAACTGGCACTACCATTTTTACGACACCATCAAGGGTTCCGACTGGCTGGGCGACCAAGACGCCATCGAATTCATGTGCCGTGAAGCGCCGAAAGTGGTGTACGAGCTGGAACACTTCGGCATGCCGTTCGACCGCAATCCCGACGGCACGATTTACCAGCGCCCCTTTGGCGGCCACACCGCCAATTACGGCGAAAAGCCCGTGCAACGCGCCTGCGCCGCAGCCGACCGCACCGGCCACGCCATGCTGCACACGCTGTACCAGCAAAACGTTGAAGCCAAGACCACGTTCTTCGTGGAATGGATGGCGCTTGACCTGATTCGCGACGCCGATGGCGACGTGTTGGGCGTGACCGCGCTGGAAATGGAAACCGGCGAAACCTACATACTGGAAGCCAAGCAAACCTTGCTAGCCACCGGCGGCGCAGGCCGCATCTTTGGTGCGTCCACCAACGCCTTCATCAACACCGGCGACGGCCTGGGCATGGCCGCCCGCGCTGGCCTCCCGCTGCAAGACATGGAGTTCTGGCAATTTCACCCCACCGGCGTGGCTGGCGCGGGCGTGTTGCTGACCGAGGGCTGCCGCGGCGAAGGCGCCATTCTGCTCAACAGCGAAGGCGAGCGCTTCATGGAGCGTTACGCGCCCACCTTGAAAGACCTGGCGCCGCGCGATTTTGTGTCGCGCTGCATGGACCAGGAAATCAAGGAAGGCCGTGGCTGTGGTCCCAACAAAGACTACATCTTCATGAAGCTGGATCACCTGGGTGCCGACACCATTCACAAGCGCCTGCCATCGGTGTATGAGATTGGCGTCAACTTCGCCAACGTCGACATCACCCGCGAGCCCATTCCTGTGGTGCCCACCATCCACTACCAGATGGGTGGTATTCCCACCAACATCAATGGCCAGGTCGTCGCCCCTGACGGCCAGGGTGCCCAAAAAGTCGTCAACGGCCTCTACGCCGTGGGTGAGTGCGCTTGCGTGAGCGTGCACGGCGCCAACCGCCTGGGCACCAACTCGCTGCTCGACCTGCTCGTGTTTGGCCGCGCGGCCGGCAACCATATCGTTGAACACAACGACAAAGCCGTCAACCACAAGCCGCTGCCCACCGACGCCGCCGACAAAACCCTGGCTCGCCTGGCTCGCCTGGACAACTCGACCGACGGCGAATACGCGCAAGACGTGGCCAACGACATGCGCGCCGCGATGCAACAGCACGCGGGCGTGTTCCGCACCCAGGCCATCCTGGACGAAGGCGTGGTCAAGATCAACGCCCTGCGTGAGCGCGTGGCCAATATCACGTTGAAAGACAAATCCAAGGTGTTCAACACCGCGCGCATTGAAGCGCTGGAAGTCGACAACCTGATGGAAGCCGCCCAAGCCACCATGACGTCGGCCGCAGCCCGCAAAGAATGCCGTGGCGCCCACACGGTAAACGACTACGAGCGCCCGGCCGACGATGCCGAGTTCCCGCTGGGTCGCAACGACAAAGAGTGGATGAAACACACCTTGTGGGACAGCGCGAGCAACAGCCTGTCCTACAAGCCAGTCAATCTGAAGCCTCTGACCGTAGAGTCGGTGCCCCCGAAGGTTAGAACTTTTTAA
- a CDS encoding succinate dehydrogenase iron-sulfur subunit → MALRTFKIYRYDPEKDAKPYMQTIEVELDGDERMLLDALGKLKKVDPSISFRRSCREGVCGSDAMNINGKNGLACLTNMNTLPGVITLKPLPGLPVVRDLIVDMTLFFKQYNSIKPYLINNDPPPRTERLQSPEERDELNGLYECILCASCSTACPSFWWNPDKFVGPAGLLQAYRFIADSRDQATSERLDNLEDPYRLFRCHTIMNCVDVCPKGLNPTKAIGKIKEMMVMRSI, encoded by the coding sequence ATGGCACTTCGCACATTCAAGATCTACCGCTACGACCCGGAAAAAGACGCCAAGCCGTACATGCAAACCATCGAGGTTGAACTCGATGGCGACGAACGCATGCTGCTTGACGCCCTCGGCAAACTCAAGAAGGTCGACCCCTCCATCTCGTTCCGCCGCTCGTGCCGTGAAGGCGTTTGCGGCTCGGACGCCATGAACATCAACGGCAAAAATGGTCTGGCCTGCTTGACCAATATGAATACGCTGCCTGGCGTGATCACACTCAAGCCCCTGCCCGGCCTGCCGGTGGTGCGCGACCTGATCGTGGACATGACGCTGTTCTTCAAGCAATACAACAGCATCAAACCCTACCTGATCAACAACGATCCACCGCCCCGCACCGAGCGCCTGCAAAGCCCGGAAGAGCGCGACGAGCTCAACGGCCTGTACGAGTGCATTCTGTGCGCCAGCTGCTCCACCGCCTGCCCCAGCTTCTGGTGGAATCCCGACAAGTTCGTTGGGCCCGCCGGCTTGCTGCAGGCCTATCGCTTCATTGCTGACAGCCGGGATCAGGCCACGAGCGAGCGCCTGGACAACCTTGAAGACCCTTACCGCCTCTTCCGTTGCCACACCATCATGAACTGTGTCGATGTGTGCCCCAAGGGACTCAACCCCACCAAAGCCATCGGCAAAATCAAAGAAATGATGGTGATGCGCTCTATTTGA
- a CDS encoding citrate synthase, producing MKLADNKATLSFSNGSPSVDMPVYSGSIGPDVVDIRKLYAQTGMFTYDPGFLSTAACQSAITYIDGDKGELLYRGYPIEQLATHCDYLDTCYLLLKGDLPDANEAADFHKLVAQHTMVNEQMQFFLRGFRRDAHPMAILTGLVGGMSAFYHDSTDINNPEHREIAAIRLIAKMPTLVAMAYKYKVGQPYMYPQNNLSYAGNFMRMMFGTPCEEYVVNPVIERALDRIFILHADHEQNASTSTVRLCASSGTNPFAAISAGVACLWGPAHGGANEACLNMLEDIQAQGGLSKVGEFMEKVKDKNSGVKLMGFGHRVYKNYDPRAKLMQETCDEVLEELGLENDPLFKLAKALEKIALEDDYFVSRKLYPNVDFYSGIVQRAIGIPVNLFTGVFALARTVGWIAQLNEMIGDPEYKIGRPRQLFTGSERRDVKPR from the coding sequence ATGAAACTCGCAGACAACAAAGCCACTCTGTCATTCTCCAATGGCAGCCCCAGCGTCGATATGCCGGTGTACTCGGGCAGCATTGGCCCCGATGTGGTCGACATCCGCAAGCTGTACGCCCAGACCGGCATGTTCACCTACGATCCCGGCTTCCTTTCAACAGCCGCCTGCCAGTCGGCCATTACCTACATCGATGGCGACAAAGGTGAGTTGCTGTACCGCGGCTACCCGATCGAGCAGCTCGCCACACATTGCGACTACCTCGACACCTGCTATTTGCTGCTCAAGGGCGACCTGCCCGATGCCAATGAAGCCGCTGACTTCCACAAGCTGGTGGCCCAGCACACCATGGTCAACGAGCAGATGCAGTTTTTCCTGCGTGGCTTCCGCCGTGATGCCCACCCCATGGCCATCCTGACCGGTCTGGTCGGCGGCATGTCGGCCTTCTACCACGACAGCACCGACATCAACAATCCGGAACACCGCGAAATCGCGGCCATCCGCCTGATTGCCAAAATGCCCACGCTCGTGGCCATGGCTTACAAGTACAAGGTGGGCCAGCCCTACATGTACCCGCAGAACAATCTCAGCTACGCCGGCAACTTCATGCGCATGATGTTCGGCACGCCTTGCGAAGAATACGTGGTCAATCCCGTGATTGAACGCGCGCTGGACCGCATCTTCATCTTGCACGCCGACCACGAGCAAAACGCGTCCACCTCAACGGTGCGTCTGTGTGCCTCCTCCGGCACCAATCCATTCGCTGCCATCTCTGCTGGCGTTGCTTGCCTGTGGGGCCCCGCACACGGCGGCGCCAACGAAGCCTGTCTCAACATGCTGGAAGACATCCAGGCACAAGGCGGCTTGTCCAAAGTGGGCGAGTTCATGGAGAAGGTGAAAGACAAGAATTCCGGCGTCAAGCTGATGGGTTTTGGTCACCGCGTCTACAAAAACTACGATCCCCGCGCCAAGCTCATGCAGGAAACCTGCGATGAAGTGCTGGAAGAACTCGGTCTGGAAAACGATCCGCTGTTCAAGCTCGCCAAGGCTCTGGAAAAGATCGCTCTGGAAGACGACTACTTCGTCTCCCGCAAGCTCTACCCCAACGTCGACTTCTACTCCGGCATCGTGCAACGCGCCATCGGCATTCCAGTGAACTTGTTCACCGGCGTGTTCGCCTTGGCCCGCACCGTGGGCTGGATCGCCCAGCTCAACGAAATGATCGGCGACCCTGAGTACAAAATCGGCCGCCCACGCCAGCTGTTCACCGGCTCCGAGCGCCGCGACGTCAAGCCCCGCTGA
- the leuB gene encoding 3-isopropylmalate dehydrogenase encodes MKIAVLPGDGIGTEIVAEAVKVLDALGLKFEMESALVGGAAYDAHGHPLPPATLKLAKESDAILFGAVGDWKYDKLDRPLRPEQAILGLRKELGLFANFRPAICYEQLVNASSLKPELIAGLDILIIRELTGDIYFGQPRGRRIATDGHFPGAEEAFDTMRYSKPEIERIAHVAFQAARKRNKKVTSVDKANVLETFQFWKDVVTEVHAEYPDVELQHMYVDNAAMQLVKAPKAFDVVVTGNMFGDILSDEASMLTGSIGMLPSASLNSKGQGLYEPSHGSAPDIAGKGVANPLATILSAAMMLRFSLNQEAAALRIEAAVQTVLTQGLRTPDIYSEGTTKVGTAQMGDAVVQALA; translated from the coding sequence ATGAAAATCGCAGTTCTCCCCGGTGACGGCATCGGCACCGAAATCGTCGCCGAAGCCGTCAAAGTGCTCGACGCGCTCGGTCTCAAATTCGAAATGGAGTCGGCCCTTGTCGGCGGCGCTGCCTATGATGCCCACGGCCATCCGCTGCCTCCAGCCACGCTCAAGCTCGCCAAAGAATCCGACGCCATCCTGTTCGGCGCCGTGGGCGACTGGAAGTACGACAAGCTCGACCGCCCCCTGCGTCCTGAGCAAGCCATCCTCGGCCTGCGCAAAGAGCTGGGTCTGTTCGCCAACTTCCGCCCCGCCATTTGCTACGAGCAACTGGTCAACGCCTCCAGCCTCAAACCCGAGCTGATTGCGGGCCTGGACATCCTCATCATCCGCGAGCTGACAGGTGACATCTACTTTGGACAGCCCCGCGGTCGCCGCATCGCCACCGATGGGCATTTCCCAGGTGCCGAGGAAGCCTTCGACACCATGCGCTACTCCAAGCCGGAAATCGAGCGCATCGCCCACGTCGCCTTCCAGGCCGCGCGCAAGCGCAACAAAAAGGTCACCAGCGTCGACAAAGCCAACGTGCTGGAAACCTTCCAGTTCTGGAAAGACGTGGTCACCGAAGTGCACGCCGAGTACCCCGATGTGGAACTCCAACACATGTACGTGGACAACGCCGCCATGCAACTCGTCAAAGCGCCCAAAGCATTTGACGTGGTCGTCACCGGCAACATGTTCGGCGACATCCTGAGCGACGAAGCCTCCATGCTCACCGGCTCCATCGGCATGCTGCCTTCGGCCAGTTTGAACAGCAAAGGTCAAGGCCTCTACGAGCCGAGCCACGGCAGCGCGCCCGACATCGCCGGCAAAGGCGTGGCCAACCCTCTGGCCACCATCCTGAGCGCCGCCATGATGTTGCGTTTCAGCCTCAACCAGGAAGCCGCTGCTCTGCGCATCGAAGCGGCCGTGCAAACTGTGTTGACCCAGGGCTTGCGCACGCCGGACATCTACAGCGAAGGCACCACCAAGGTAGGCACCGCGCAAATGGGCGACGCAGTGGTCCAGGCATTGGCTTGA
- the leuC gene encoding 3-isopropylmalate dehydratase large subunit, which yields MGRTLYDKIWDEHVVHTEEDGTSVLYIDRHLVHEVTSPQAFEGLREAGRKVWRVSSIVATADHNTPTTGWELGYDGITDPVSKEQIITLDKNIAEFGAAAFFPFMSKRQGIVHVIGPENGATLPGMTVVCGDSHTSTHGAFGALAHGIGTSEVEHVMATQTLLAKKAKNMLIKVDGQLAKGVTAKDIVLAIIGKIGTAGGTGYTIEFGGSAIRALSIEGRMTVCNMAIEGGARAGLVAVDEKTIEYVKGRPLSPTGVEWDQAVAYWKGLQSDPDAQFDAVVELDAGQIVPQVTWGTSPEMVLGVDARVPDPEKEKDSNKRSAIERALTYMALEPGKALNDIFVDKVFIGSCTNSRIEDMREAAAIVKKLGQKVAKNVKLAMVVPGSGLVKEQAEREGLHEIFKAAGFEWREPGCSMCLAMNADRLEPGERCASTSNRNFEGRQGAGGRTHLVSPAMAAAAAVHGHFVDVRQFV from the coding sequence ATGGGACGCACCCTTTACGACAAGATCTGGGACGAACACGTCGTCCACACCGAAGAAGACGGCACATCGGTGCTCTACATCGATCGCCACCTGGTTCACGAAGTGACCAGCCCGCAAGCCTTCGAAGGCCTGCGCGAGGCAGGTCGCAAAGTCTGGCGCGTGAGCTCCATCGTTGCCACCGCAGACCACAACACGCCCACCACGGGCTGGGAGCTGGGCTACGACGGCATCACCGATCCCGTCAGCAAAGAACAGATCATCACGCTGGACAAAAACATCGCCGAGTTTGGCGCTGCGGCGTTTTTCCCCTTCATGTCCAAGCGCCAGGGCATCGTGCACGTGATCGGGCCCGAGAACGGCGCCACCCTGCCCGGCATGACCGTGGTCTGCGGCGACAGCCACACCTCCACCCACGGCGCTTTCGGCGCACTGGCTCACGGCATCGGCACCAGCGAAGTCGAGCATGTCATGGCCACGCAAACGCTCTTGGCCAAAAAAGCCAAGAACATGTTGATCAAGGTCGACGGCCAGCTCGCCAAAGGCGTGACCGCCAAAGACATCGTGCTCGCCATCATCGGCAAAATCGGCACCGCCGGCGGCACCGGTTACACCATCGAATTCGGCGGCAGCGCCATCCGCGCCCTGTCCATCGAAGGCCGCATGACGGTCTGCAACATGGCCATCGAAGGCGGCGCTCGTGCCGGGTTGGTGGCGGTGGACGAAAAGACCATTGAATATGTCAAAGGTCGTCCCCTCTCACCCACCGGCGTGGAGTGGGACCAGGCCGTGGCTTACTGGAAGGGATTGCAGTCGGATCCCGACGCCCAATTCGATGCCGTTGTTGAACTTGACGCGGGCCAGATCGTGCCGCAGGTCACCTGGGGCACCTCGCCCGAAATGGTCCTGGGGGTCGATGCCCGCGTACCCGATCCTGAAAAAGAAAAGGACAGCAACAAGCGCAGCGCCATCGAACGCGCGCTCACCTATATGGCGCTGGAACCCGGCAAAGCCCTCAACGACATTTTTGTCGACAAGGTGTTCATCGGGTCCTGCACCAACAGCCGCATCGAAGACATGCGCGAGGCCGCGGCCATCGTGAAAAAGCTGGGGCAGAAGGTGGCCAAGAACGTGAAGCTGGCCATGGTCGTTCCCGGCTCGGGCTTGGTGAAAGAACAGGCCGAGCGTGAAGGCTTGCACGAAATTTTCAAAGCCGCTGGTTTTGAATGGCGGGAACCTGGTTGTTCCATGTGCCTGGCCATGAACGCCGACAGGCTGGAACCCGGCGAGCGCTGCGCCTCCACCAGCAACCGAAACTTCGAAGGCCGCCAAGGCGCGGGTGGTCGCACCCACCTCGTCTCGCCCGCCATGGCCGCCGCCGCCGCTGTGCACGGCCATTTTGTTGACGTGCGCCAGTTCGTCTGA
- the sdhD gene encoding succinate dehydrogenase, hydrophobic membrane anchor protein — MPANYGTKRVVSGAHYGTRDWLAQRVTAVLMTALTLIVIAKVVFTAGPIGYESWAGLFASQWMKTLTFAVFVALAYHVWVGMRNIWMDYVKPAGIRLVLHVFTIVWLAACLGWAVQVLWRL, encoded by the coding sequence ATGCCCGCCAATTACGGAACCAAGCGCGTCGTCTCCGGCGCCCACTACGGCACTCGCGACTGGCTGGCCCAGCGCGTCACCGCCGTGCTGATGACGGCGCTCACCCTGATCGTGATCGCCAAGGTGGTCTTCACGGCGGGGCCGATCGGCTACGAATCCTGGGCTGGCCTCTTCGCCAGCCAGTGGATGAAAACCCTCACCTTTGCCGTCTTCGTGGCACTGGCTTACCACGTCTGGGTCGGCATGCGGAACATCTGGATGGACTACGTCAAGCCAGCAGGTATCCGCCTCGTGCTGCACGTTTTCACCATCGTCTGGCTCGCCGCCTGCCTGGGCTGGGCCGTTCAAGTTCTCTGGAGACTCTGA
- the leuD gene encoding 3-isopropylmalate dehydratase small subunit: protein MNKFTTIKGVVAPMDRENVDTDAIIPKQFLKSIRKTGFGPNLFDAWRYLDKGEPGEDITKRKPNPDFVLNQPRYAGASVLLARKNFGCGSSREHAPWAIEQYGFRALIAPSYADIFFNNCFKNGILPIVLPEAQVAQLFDEVAAFPGYQLTIDLERQLIIKAQGEEIPFEVETFRKYCLLNGLDDIGLTLKHKDKIAAFETERLAKKPWLAHSM, encoded by the coding sequence ATGAACAAGTTCACCACCATCAAGGGCGTGGTCGCCCCCATGGACCGCGAAAACGTCGACACCGACGCCATCATTCCCAAGCAGTTTCTGAAGTCCATTCGCAAGACCGGTTTCGGCCCCAACCTGTTTGACGCATGGCGCTACCTCGACAAAGGCGAGCCCGGCGAAGACATCACGAAGCGCAAGCCCAATCCCGATTTCGTACTCAACCAGCCACGCTACGCGGGGGCTTCGGTCTTGCTGGCCCGCAAAAACTTCGGCTGCGGCTCCAGCCGCGAACATGCGCCCTGGGCCATCGAGCAATACGGCTTTCGCGCGCTGATCGCGCCGAGTTACGCCGATATTTTCTTCAACAACTGCTTCAAGAACGGCATCCTGCCCATCGTCTTGCCTGAAGCCCAGGTGGCTCAACTCTTCGACGAAGTCGCCGCCTTCCCCGGCTACCAGCTCACCATCGATCTGGAACGCCAACTGATCATCAAAGCCCAGGGCGAAGAAATTCCTTTTGAAGTAGAAACCTTCCGCAAGTACTGCCTGCTCAACGGCCTGGACGATATCGGCCTTACCCTGAAGCACAAGGACAAGATCGCCGCGTTTGAAACAGAGCGACTGGCCAAGAAGCCTTGGCTCGCGCATTCGATGTAA
- the sdhC gene encoding succinate dehydrogenase, cytochrome b556 subunit — protein sequence MTEMTKKRPEFRNINAFKDLTTYRMTPAAWVSILHRASGALMFLLLPLIVWLFDTSVSSEISFDRFTAAFSVGLGFVPGWLFKLVVLAIIWAYVHHLIAGVRHVYMDATHKVTKEFGKSTAIVTLVLSIGLTLVLGAKLFNLY from the coding sequence ATGACCGAGATGACCAAAAAGCGGCCTGAGTTCCGCAACATCAACGCCTTCAAGGACCTCACCACCTACCGCATGACACCGGCGGCGTGGGTTTCGATCCTGCACCGTGCCAGCGGCGCGCTGATGTTTCTGCTGCTGCCGCTCATCGTCTGGCTGTTCGACACTTCTGTGTCTTCCGAGATCTCGTTCGACCGGTTCACCGCAGCGTTTTCAGTTGGCCTGGGATTCGTGCCTGGCTGGTTGTTCAAGCTGGTGGTGCTGGCCATCATCTGGGCGTACGTACACCACCTGATCGCAGGTGTGCGCCACGTCTACATGGACGCCACCCACAAGGTCACGAAAGAGTTCGGTAAATCAACTGCCATCGTGACACTGGTCCTGAGCATCGGGCTGACCCTCGTGCTGGGCGCCAAGTTGTTTAATCTTTATTGA
- a CDS encoding succinate dehydrogenase assembly factor 2 produces MNAITSDALLDERALSKLRWRCRRGLLENDLFIEKFFARHASSLTVRQAEALGVLMDLSDNDLLDLLLGRKQPLDELAQADITHVLGMLRAARLPQ; encoded by the coding sequence ATGAACGCCATCACCAGTGACGCCCTGCTCGACGAACGCGCCTTGAGCAAGCTGCGCTGGCGCTGCCGTCGTGGACTGCTCGAAAACGATCTGTTCATCGAGAAGTTTTTTGCCAGGCATGCTTCTAGCTTGACCGTCAGGCAAGCCGAAGCTCTGGGGGTTTTAATGGATCTGTCCGACAACGACCTGCTGGATCTGTTGCTCGGCAGAAAACAACCCCTGGACGAACTGGCCCAAGCAGACATCACGCACGTGTTGGGCATGCTGCGCGCAGCCCGACTTCCCCAATAA